AGGTGACGACACGAACTTTTTAGTCCATCTAACCGACGTTGTTTGACCGTAAAACTGGTCATTATTGATTCGTAAAAGCTAGAAATCTGACCAAGCTCGACAATCAAGGCAGGGTGGACTGGGTATAACCGAACAAAGTCCGCGGGAGCGTTTATTGCCACCGCGGGCCGTGGTGAAGTTTTCCGATCCCTCAAAATCGGGCGAGTCAGATCACTGAATCAATGAAGTGAATCGCCCATATTACGATCCATCACCTTTATCCGCCATTAACGGCAATACGCTTAGGCCGAACCGCCTCGGCCTTCGGCGCCCGAACCGTCAGCACTCCGTCCTTAAGGGAAGCCTCAATACGGCCGGTCTCGACTTTCTCCGTGACCTTGAACGCGCGGTAAAAGTCACGGATGCCGTACTCGGAGTAGAGGAGCTTTTTCCCAACATGTCTGGGCAGGCAGGAGGCGTGCAAGATCAACTCGCCGTCCTTGCACGTGAGCGACACGTCCTCCTGCTTGACCCCCGGTAAGTCGGCGTACAGGGTCAGCGCGTCGTCGGTCTCGACGACATCCACCCGCGGGGCGTACACACGCATGGTCGGGCGGGGAGTTTCAATCTTCTGTGTCTGAGCGCTTTGCAGATTGCTGGTCATGGCTACCTCCTTTCGGGATGGTGCGAGGAATGGGAGTCATACGTGGGCTAAGCTGCCGCCAACGCAGGCACAACGGCTTTTACCGCAATGCGCCGCGGCTTGACGGATTCGACCTTGCGAAGTGTGACGGTAAGTACGCCGGCCTCGTATTTGGCTTCGACCGCATTCGGGTCCACGGTTACCGGGAGGGTAATGGTTCGGCTGAACTCGCCGTACATGCACTCTTGGTACAACCACTCGCCAGAGCCGGTTGACGGAGCGCGTTCGGCAGAAATCGTGAGCTGGTCGCCATCAGTTACCGACACCCCAATGTCCTCAGCCACTAGGCCAGGAACCTCGGACTCGACATACAAGGCGTCCTCGTCCTCCCAAACACTCAGCGGCGGGTATGCGGGAGGCGAGAGGTCTGGGCTGTCAAACCCAGCCGGACCGAACAGGCGATCCATCTGCTCAAAAAGGCGGTTGGCGAACATGAGGGGTCCTCCTTTCGCGGTTGGGAATGGAGTCCCCGGCACCCGGTTGGGAACGGCAGGCCCGATTTGGATTAAATGGTCCTAGCCGAGCTCGGGATACCGAGGGCTTAAAAAGGTCCGTTCGCTTACAGGGCCAACCAGAAAAGAACCGACATCCCGTGGTGCCAATTCTGCGCTGGTCAGTGTCCCAACGAGCCAAAATGCAAGTCGCGCGCCGGAAAAGTAACTCCAGTAGAACAGACATCTGTCGCGCCGCAAGTGCTTGTGACGGATAGATTTTTGTTCGATGGCAAGCTAGCATGACGAGGAGCGGCAAAGCAAGAGAAGCTGTCATGGTGACAGCCTGTGCGAAAAGTGATTTTGCATGCGTCAGTCGGGGGTAGGGGCGGCTCAGCCGGTCTGCAGGACGGAACTCTGAAGCACACGACCCATCAGGGGGACGCCCAATCACTTCAAAGCCATCATCCTCTCCGCTGATGCTGGGTGGATCTCTCCTGAGAGCCACCTCCGAACCGTCCGAGGCTTTACGGTGTACTCACAGCCAGGTAGCATCATCGCTGTTCCCCTCTTACCACATCTGGGAGAAGTGATGTTCAGGAATGTGGCATTCGCCCTAGGCTGAACCGCACGGACATATGAGGTCCGTGCGGGGGCTGATTGGTTTGCCGTCGCCTTCGTCTTCGCCGTCGGGGGAATTCGAAGGGTAAGGGGGTCCCCGACGGCGAAGACGAAGGCGACCCTGTAATGGCCGCGCCCCTCTCTCGGAGACTGGCAGGGTTAAAGGGACCGAATGGGGAATTGCTAGAGCCCGAGTCCGAGCCGGAGGGGGAATTTCATGCGCCTTTTGCGTCACCCACAACAGAAGCGGTGTACGGGTTGGGCTTTTAGGTCCAGAAAGGGAGGGCGTGGGAACCGCAGGGTTCCCACATGAGCTCACGCTCTTTGGTAGCGAATGAACCTCTGGGAAGACCCAAGAGATTCTTGCTAACGTGCCGCAGAATTTAAAGAGAAATGCGCTCGACGAGATTACGGGTGACAGCCTTTTGCCGGCGGTCATAGAGGCGGGTGGTCCGGGGATCGGCGTGACCGGCTAAAAATTGCACGTCTTCGAGAGCCGCGCCGTTGGTCAGCAAATTCGTGATGGTGGCGACCCGGAACGAGTGCGGGGAGAGGCGTCCCGGTAAGTCATGGTCGGACAGCCGGCGTTTCACCATCCGGCAGATATCGTTCCCGGAGACCGCCGTTGCCGTTAGCACTCCGGTTCTTCCGACACAACTTGGGAACAGGGGGGCTTCCTTGGTAGCGTTCAGCAGGCTGGTCACATCCAAATAGGCCAACAAGAATTGTTGGAGGTCGTGCCGCACCGGAATTTCCCGGATGCGATTGCCCTTTTCACGGAACCGCAGCAGATATTGCGTCCCGTCGCTCTCCAAATCCCCCCGGCGGAGGCGGGCAACGGCTCCGGCCCGGGCCGCGGTGTACACAAGCACCCCCAGTATGGCGCGATCTCGGAGACCGACTGGACGGGAAGTGTCAACCTCGCCGAGTAATTGCCGGACCTGCTCGGCGGAGATTTCGGGCGTCCGGCCTTCCTGCACCTGATAGCGTTCGCCCCGGACGGTGGCGGCGGGATTTAAAATCAGGACGTGCCGATTCACCAAGCGGTCAAATAGGGCGCGGAGGGCCGCGAGAGCCAGCTTTTTACTGGGAATCGACCCCGGATGCTGATCGAAATAACGACCGATCAATCCGGGCGTCACCTGTTCCAGCGGAGTGTGACTGGACTCCAGCCAGGAGCAGAATTGGCGGACCGCGCGTTCATACGCTTTCCGGGTGTGGGAATTTCTGAGCCAGCCGTGGAAGAATTCCTCCCAGGCGAAGGAGGCGGCTCGGCCAGCATTGACGATAATCTCTGGCGGAGGAATTTCAACATTTTCGATGTTGCAGGACGCCGATTGGTCATGAGGGAGTATCATTTCGGATGTTCTGGTCATTTCACAAACCTGACAGCTCGTAGCGGCTTCGTCCACGTTCCAAATCAATTGGAATCGCATGTGCTAGATAAATAAATATTGAACGTGACAAAAAATCAACTAACACGATAATGAAATGAGGCTATAGCCTATAATTTGAATTCTTAGCCTGCATTTCTGGCTACTTATCGAACTTTGTTCGATTCCATCCCTCGTGTTCCGAAGCAATTGCCTGGATGGCTTCCACCCGTCGATGAATTCGCGCGGTAACAAGCTCTTCGGCCGCCAATCGACGAGTTCCGATTCTATCGGAAGTCCCCTCAAGGTTTGTATCCGTTCACGGGCTCCGACTCACGTGATCTGCGCCTGGATTTTTAAGGGCATTTCGCGATGAACTCACGCGGGCGATGTTGTCGGTCAGGCCGCTACGGGGACGAGTGAGGGTCGTGCGGTCCCATTCCGGTCGGCCACGACCGCGGCCGTCAGGAACGCCAGGATGTTCCGCTTCTGCCGCCGGCAACTGGCGATCACCGTCAAGATCCGCTCGACGTACCGACTCCCGCGGGCGCTGTCGGTCCCGTAGCTGGTCTTCCGCCAGCAGACGGCGTGACGGAGTTCCCGCTCGGCGGCGTTGTTCGTCGGCTCGACCGTCGACCGGCGGGCGAACGTCCACAACGCGTCCGCCGTCGCCCACAGGTTGGCGCACACGGCGGCCGTCTTCGGGCACCCGCAGGCGCGGCCGCGAGCGAGCAGGGCGTGGACCTCGTCCCGCAACCCCGGAAGGTAATTCCGCCGGAACGTGCCGCGGGTGATCGTCCCGTCGCGAACGCGTTCCCAGTGTTCGAACAAGATCCGGGCGTGAGCCAACAATTCCTCCCCGATCCCCGACCCGGCGTTCGTCCGGTCGATCATGGCCTGGAAATCGCGGGCGAGGTGGGCCCCGCAGAGTTGGCGCCGGGCCGGGGTGAGGTGGTCATAGACGACGTACCGGTCCGTCGTGTGGATCGTCGTGGCTCCCCCCGGAGGTCGTCGAACGCGGCCCGGTTGCGGCACCCGCGGATGAGGAAAACAACGACCGCGGGGGTGACGGCGACCCACAGCCACGCCTTCTTCTTTCGTTGGTGGGTCGGCGTGGTCCCGCGCGCGTCCAGGGGCAGTGGAGGTGGGGGCGCTTCGGTCGGTGGGTCCGGAGGGGGCGACGACTCGACCGGCGGGGTCGCCGGGTGGCGGCCCTCATACCACGTCGTTTCGTCGAGGTTGGCATCCTGGGTCTTGGTGTACTCATGAGCCGCGGTGTGAATCGGCCCGAGGGCCGTGCTGGTCCGGTGCTCCAGATTGGTGATGGTGCCCAGACTCATGGGGATGCCGAAGACGTCCTCGAAGAGTTGGCGGGTCGGCCGCTTGCCGATCCGGCACCCGCCCGTCAAGTACGCGGCGGTCGCTTGGACCGCCGGGCCGAACCCGGTGGCGGCTTCGGGAACCGGCGGGGCGGTCGTCCGGACGCGGCAGTGCGGGCAGGTCAGGGTGTGACGGCGGTGGTGAATCACGTGCCGCATCTTCGCCGGCAGATCGATGACCTGATCGATAACGGGCTCGGGGTCGTCACCGGTGAGGGCCTGTTGGCAGCGGCCGCAGCGGGTCGGCTTGTGGTCGAGGACTTCGTCGGCCGGAAGAATCGTCCGCTCGTGCTTCGGGTGACCGGGTTGGCCACCCCGTCTCTTGCCGGACGGCGTTCGGGGCGGGGCCGGCTTGGCGTGCGGTGGGTCGGACGACGGCGGCTTGTGTGAATTGATCGAGTTCTGGCTGACTCGTTCGGACAGATGGGCGACCTGGGCGCGGAGGGTGGCGATCTCTTCGGTGAGAGCGGCGATGATGGCTTGCGCGGCCGCGGGAAACGTGGCCCACAAGTCGTCAGGAATCGAAGGCGGTCGCGGCATAGCCAAGTAAATGCGCGGCACCCGTCGCGGTTGTCAAGCCGAAGCAGAAATGGAGTCGTGGACGGATACCAAGGTTTTGCTGGGTTTCAGTGCTTTAATACGGTGGGCGATTTCCGAAGAATTCGGCATTGGTTTGCAAAGTGGGCCGGAAGGTTGGCCAGAAAAACTGGCTTTCAATTGGTCACGGAGACTTTCGAACTCGAACAAATATTCGTCGTGAAGGAAGGGAGCGCCTAATCGCGAACGGTAATCGCGGAGTTGACCTTCGGCGATCGACCGCTCTTGCTGGGCGGCTAGGATTTGAGACTCGTAGCTGCCGGCTTGATAATAAAAGGAATTAAGGGGAATCGCTTGAACTCAGGATGGTGAAAATGACGCATGTATCACATTGTCCAGATATATTTGACACCGACATACATTTCAATGACACGGTTAGCCTTGATTGAATCGGATGATGTCGGTGCAATGCTGGATGAGACGGGCCTCAAAAGCTAGTCTCCTCGTATGGTAGACGAGTGAAGACAGGGCACGGCAGAAGAAGATGTCTCGCCACTTATATCTTGTTAACGTTTTATTAACTATTGTTTGCTATTATGAGATTTCAACTGACGTATTAAGAAGAGAGCGCATTGGAGGCGCGGCATGGATGTACTTGAGGGATCAAGAAAAAAGATTGTTGGACGCCATTTGTGCGCAACCAGACGATAACACCGTGCGGCTGGTATACGCAGATTGGCTGGATGACCATGCTGGAGATGAAATGCCAGGCCATTCCTCCGCCTAGGAGATGCATGATCGGGCAGAACTTATCAGAACCCAAATAAGCCTTGCGACCGCGAATCAAATGACAGAACCACTTAGAGGCTGTCCGAAAAGTGACCTTGCTGTAAGTTGTGCGTCTCTTGTAAGTTAGTCGCTCCTTCGTACTCGAGGAGCGAAGTCATGGATGCGACCGTTCGCAAACCGTATCCGACCGATTTGACCGACCTCCAATGGGAGATCATCCAGGTCGTCCTGCCGGCCGCCCGACCCGGAGGACGCCCCCGGTCGGTGGACCTCCGGGAGGTGCTGAACGCGATCGTGTACGTGAACCGGTCGGGGTGTCAGTGGTCGATGCTCCCGCACGACTTCCCGGCCAAGAGTACGGTGTACGAATACTTCGCCCAGTGGCGGGACGATGGCACCTGGCAAGAACTCCTGGATGTCCTCCGGGAGGGGTATCGGGAAGTCCACGCCCCGAGTCACGAGCGGACCCCGAGTGCCGCGAGCATCGACAGCCAGTCGGTCAAAGGGACCGAACACGCGGGCGGGAACGGGTACGATGCGGGCAAGAAAATCCAGGGCCGGAAGCGGTCGATCGTGGTCGATACGCTGGGCCTGCTGATGGTCGTGGCGGTGACCGCCGGGCACGTCGACGACGCGGCCGCGGCCCCGACCGTACTCGAAGGGTTGGACCGTGACGCGTACCCGCGATTGAAGGTCGTGTGGGCCGACGGGAAGTACCACAACCATGCCCTGAACGGGTGGAAAGACGGCCACCCGGAACTCGGATGGGAACTCGTCATCGTCCGCCGACCGGACGGGGTAAAGGGGTTCACCCTGTTACCCAAGCGGTGGGTCGTCGAGCGGACGTTCGGGTGGCTCGGGCGGGCCCGGCGGTTAAGTCGTAATTATGAGCGACTGAATAGTTCCAGCGAATCCATGATTCGTGTGCGGTCAATCCAGCTGATCCTCAATCGCATGGATCCACAAGAGCGTTATCCCCCGTTTAAATATAGAGTTGCATCAAAATAGTCTTCCCGGACAGGCTCTTAGCCCAGATATTCAAATTGGCTATACTAGTCGCATAAAAGAACTACAGATTATCCACCGTAGCGAATGGGAATCCCAGATCCGTACGGCCCTCGGGCAGAGTTGTGACCAAGTGATTTTCCGGCGAGGATTTCCGAGCGAAGTTGTAGTGAACGACTTGCAACAATTAATCGACAGCCGTAGCCGCGTCTTCGAGTCCACTACATTGACGGAACTAACCGCGTGGAGGCTTGGGGGACGGCTTCAGGAACTGCTTGATAGTCTTGAGAGCCCGAAACTGACTTCACTCACACTTGGTTATTGTCTCCGCAACGAACAAGCTAGGGCTATCGCTAGTTCGCCATACCTTGCTAACTTAAAAAAGCTCGAGTTATGGAGCGAGATCGGGGGTGACGGAGCAGAGGCTATAGCTGGATCGCCACACCTTAGCAAACTGACAAAGCTCAAGCTTTCGCCGAGTAACCTCGGATCCAGGGGCGCTCAAGCGATAGCCCGTTCACCGCACTTAGCCAATCTTACTATTCTGGACTTGGAGGACAGCGGAATCGGAAATCAAGGCGCACGAGCCATTGCTCGCTCGCCGCAACTTGCCAACTTGACTGAGCTCAATTTGAATCTAAACGGCATCGGCGCAATGGGGGCGGAAGAATTGGCCGCCTCGCCATACCTGTTGCTCCCTGCCAAGCTCTCCGCTCTCCGATCGGCGCGGTTTGATGCCATTGCCGACCAAGTCGAGCGGGGCTCTCAAAGCCGTTACACTGGTCGTTAGTGCCAAGCATCTGATACGCACTTGTTTCGAACTTGAGTCAATGCAAGCACAACCGATAACATACTTTTTTAAGATAGAACACGCGAGTGTTTCCCACTCAAACAAAACGAAAATGCTGTCACTTCGAACAAAGCCCTCTAGACGCGTGAAGAATTATATTTCATAGGGAAACCAGAAGTTTTATCCAGGGTCAACAAGAGAGAAATAACTTGTAGTCGTCGTGCCCGTGATGATATCGTAAGGGACAATTAGCGGCTGGATAATATTGTATAATCGATCGTCACTCCAGCTAAGATTCATCGAAAGATCAGATTGTAGCGGGCGAGATGGTACACGATTGCCTGGGACTGGAACTCCACAAAGTTTTGATATGCTGTCAAAGACTTCACAAGCCACTGTCTGGACGTCTACCAAATCGAACTTAATTTGATCGCCAAACGCACAGGCTATCTCTTGGCTTGTAAGGATAGACACGTCCCGAATCGCGAGCCACCATTGTTCAAGCGAAGGAAATTGCTCATGGAATTGGAGGTAAGAGTTCGCGCAGTGATTGAGGTCGAGATCGAGACGACTTCGGATCGCAGCCGCTGCAATACGTACCGTTTCGTGCAACTTTGCAAGCGCAGGAGTGAGCCCAAGTGTTTCTCGCTGACGATCTGCCGACTCAGTGTTAGACAAATGGATCTGCCATCGAATGGCAATGATCTCCCATAAAGCCCAACGAATTTCAAGGCGGTAATATAAGCGCCACCAACGAGTATTCCGTCGCCCGCGACGTAAATGTGCACGGGCGCGGTCCAGAATTGACCGGAGTGATCGGACTTTAACAATAGCGAAATGCAGGTTTGGCAAGGGTGCGGTGACAAAGATGAGACGCTCGATGTGTTGCCGAACAATAACTCCGGCGAACAATTCAACTATGCCTTGACGATGCGCAGCGCTGTCGCTGGCCAGCGCCCGGGCGAGATCAATCTTCTTGTAAATCTCCTGCCAATTGTCCGAATCCCCTAATGATGTCTGCATAGCACTGAGC
This is a stretch of genomic DNA from Fimbriiglobus ruber. It encodes these proteins:
- a CDS encoding Hsp20/alpha crystallin family protein, with the protein product MTSNLQSAQTQKIETPRPTMRVYAPRVDVVETDDALTLYADLPGVKQEDVSLTCKDGELILHASCLPRHVGKKLLYSEYGIRDFYRAFKVTEKVETGRIEASLKDGVLTVRAPKAEAVRPKRIAVNGG
- a CDS encoding Hsp20/alpha crystallin family protein encodes the protein MFANRLFEQMDRLFGPAGFDSPDLSPPAYPPLSVWEDEDALYVESEVPGLVAEDIGVSVTDGDQLTISAERAPSTGSGEWLYQECMYGEFSRTITLPVTVDPNAVEAKYEAGVLTVTLRKVESVKPRRIAVKAVVPALAAA
- a CDS encoding tyrosine-type recombinase/integrase, producing the protein MRFQLIWNVDEAATSCQVCEMTRTSEMILPHDQSASCNIENVEIPPPEIIVNAGRAASFAWEEFFHGWLRNSHTRKAYERAVRQFCSWLESSHTPLEQVTPGLIGRYFDQHPGSIPSKKLALAALRALFDRLVNRHVLILNPAATVRGERYQVQEGRTPEISAEQVRQLLGEVDTSRPVGLRDRAILGVLVYTAARAGAVARLRRGDLESDGTQYLLRFREKGNRIREIPVRHDLQQFLLAYLDVTSLLNATKEAPLFPSCVGRTGVLTATAVSGNDICRMVKRRLSDHDLPGRLSPHSFRVATITNLLTNGAALEDVQFLAGHADPRTTRLYDRRQKAVTRNLVERISL
- a CDS encoding TIGR02996 domain-containing protein; this translates as MYLRDQEKRLLDAICAQPDDNTVRLVYADWLDDHAGDEMPGHSSA
- a CDS encoding IS5 family transposase, whose translation is MDATVRKPYPTDLTDLQWEIIQVVLPAARPGGRPRSVDLREVLNAIVYVNRSGCQWSMLPHDFPAKSTVYEYFAQWRDDGTWQELLDVLREGYREVHAPSHERTPSAASIDSQSVKGTEHAGGNGYDAGKKIQGRKRSIVVDTLGLLMVVAVTAGHVDDAAAAPTVLEGLDRDAYPRLKVVWADGKYHNHALNGWKDGHPELGWELVIVRRPDGVKGFTLLPKRWVVERTFGWLGRARRLSRNYERLNSSSESMIRVRSIQLILNRMDPQERYPPFKYRVASK